In one Plasmodium falciparum 3D7 genome assembly, chromosome: 14 genomic region, the following are encoded:
- a CDS encoding 40S ribosomal protein S25: MPPKERKTKEQIAAAAAASGRTKKKKWGKGKNKEKLNHAVFIDKSLHSKILECKNMKVITPSAIAEKYKVNLSVARAVINHLADKKLIAEVCVQSHSQKLYTKVA, from the exons a tGCCTcctaaagaaagaaaaacgAAGGAACAGATCGCAGCTGCCGCAGCAGCATCAGGAAGAACTAAAAAAAAG AAATGGGGTAAGGGaaagaataaagaaaaattgaACCACGCCGTTTTTATTGACAAATCTCTTCACTCCAAAATTCTtgaatgtaaaaatatgaagGTTATAACCCCTTCTGCAATTgcagaaaaatataaagtaaaCTTAAGTGTAGCAAGAGCTGTTATTAATCACTTAGCagacaaaaaattaattgcTGAAGTTTGTGTACAAAGCCATAgtcaaaaattatatacaaaagtTGCATAA